In Dyadobacter sp. NIV53, a single window of DNA contains:
- a CDS encoding TULIP family P47-like protein: MADTDTAVYTYGWDTAFVIRAADVNKAIVDCKSSPPNFSYSETESDPGYSVTGDFGDWQIAMGGDGKQIRMLLPLKNVVLTFPATNKVLKYDSGQAIIEISLHFIPHTDTANPPASGSLSALVVQSASDSDNDPVISMVSLVLSPTPGLVAESVIREGIIQWGTNNLQDFSHVFAIVNLNRIIDTDQWGFVNPNYTSYAYLDLDTIDNSLFGVLCMTGDRTGESLSEQISVSAIHSPSRSGFLVSQARTLYDLVRPAICLAYPGLTDSNFLMSPDGTKLYLTEGSSVDLKSIEHNGTTYYPKLKSLSVESNGQILTLISYTETEVAAGITATCTSTHWYTISMGSSNNGQTLSFVQYKDPSIVNAINQSSGSQLTQIIIDIVASIVLIILVILTEGAVLIVGAVVIGLVLGANQMVPALIEKLNMDDSPSIDLLLANTVDPITWTGSKAFKLDYGSMNASLQLGGDPLFV, from the coding sequence ATGGCAGATACTGATACCGCAGTTTATACCTATGGATGGGATACAGCCTTTGTTATCCGGGCTGCTGATGTAAATAAGGCCATTGTCGACTGTAAATCTTCTCCGCCAAATTTCTCGTATAGTGAAACTGAAAGTGATCCTGGTTATTCTGTAACGGGTGATTTTGGAGACTGGCAGATCGCGATGGGTGGCGATGGAAAGCAGATACGAATGTTGTTGCCGCTAAAAAATGTAGTCCTTACTTTCCCGGCGACCAACAAAGTCTTAAAATACGATAGCGGGCAGGCTATCATCGAAATATCCCTGCATTTTATACCTCATACCGACACGGCAAATCCTCCGGCAAGTGGTAGTCTAAGCGCTTTAGTGGTTCAATCGGCGTCAGACTCCGACAATGATCCGGTTATTAGTATGGTAAGTCTCGTGCTTTCACCTACACCCGGCCTGGTTGCAGAGTCAGTTATCAGGGAAGGTATAATTCAGTGGGGAACCAATAACTTACAGGATTTCAGTCATGTTTTTGCGATCGTAAATCTAAACCGGATTATAGATACAGATCAGTGGGGATTTGTGAACCCCAATTATACCAGTTATGCATATCTGGACCTGGATACAATCGATAATAGCTTATTCGGGGTGCTTTGTATGACGGGAGACCGAACCGGCGAATCACTTTCCGAACAGATCAGCGTTTCAGCCATTCATTCTCCAAGCCGGTCAGGTTTTTTAGTATCACAGGCGCGGACTTTGTATGATCTTGTGCGTCCTGCAATCTGTCTGGCTTATCCGGGATTAACCGACAGCAACTTTTTAATGAGTCCGGATGGTACAAAGTTATACCTTACGGAAGGTTCATCGGTAGATCTTAAATCTATAGAACATAACGGCACAACCTATTATCCGAAACTGAAATCTCTCAGTGTTGAATCCAATGGGCAGATTCTGACACTGATCAGTTACACCGAAACGGAAGTGGCAGCCGGCATTACGGCAACCTGTACTTCTACACATTGGTACACCATTTCCATGGGTAGTTCCAACAACGGGCAAACCCTCAGCTTTGTGCAGTACAAAGATCCATCCATTGTGAACGCCATCAACCAATCCTCCGGTTCTCAACTTACCCAGATAATTATTGACATCGTGGCTTCAATTGTCCTGATAATCCTGGTTATTTTGACGGAAGGAGCCGTATTGATCGTGGGGGCGGTAGTTATTGGATTGGTTTTAGGAGCCAACCAGATGGTTCCTGCGCTGATAGAAAAATTAAATATGGATGACTCGCCTTCGATAGACCTGTTACTGGCAAATACTGTAGATCCAATCACCTGGACCGGAAGTAAGGCTTTTAAGCTCGATTATGGAAGTATGAATGCTTCCCTCCAATTAGGAGGCGATCCACTTTTTGTATAA
- a CDS encoding nitrate reductase associated protein — protein sequence MKTVQVSPFFFEFESDFVNTLKCVPMIVRYKLDSCGIKLKLHEWAKFNLKDKESLAHLPCYTHHEIENYGASVRTLVHKYFGYEASLLSAVNDSWNNLNEVPAEVQQKAQEWNCTFLTLKNWIEMDTLQRFALVKLSRSGHEGKNFPIALAEFKISNPDHSNSYLY from the coding sequence ATGAAAACTGTTCAGGTCAGCCCGTTTTTCTTTGAATTTGAAAGTGATTTTGTCAATACTCTTAAATGCGTTCCCATGATTGTCCGATACAAACTTGACAGCTGCGGTATAAAATTAAAACTGCATGAATGGGCAAAGTTTAATTTAAAAGACAAAGAATCACTCGCTCATCTGCCATGCTATACACACCATGAAATTGAAAATTACGGCGCATCCGTTCGTACACTTGTACATAAATATTTTGGCTATGAAGCCAGTTTGCTATCGGCAGTAAATGATTCCTGGAATAATCTCAATGAGGTTCCGGCAGAAGTACAACAAAAAGCACAAGAATGGAATTGTACCTTTCTCACGCTGAAAAACTGGATCGAAATGGATACGCTGCAACGGTTTGCACTCGTAAAACTGAGCCGATCCGGACACGAAGGAAAAAATTTCCCCATTGCGCTGGCTGAGTTTAAAATTTCAAATCCTGATCATTCTAATTCATATCTATACTAG
- a CDS encoding TULIP family P47-like protein produces the protein MITEKSAPAVLTDTSSSNADTYGWDNVFALNFIKANDALTKGWANVDSKAKNLVQSFTDDDTGVEFDLDSTFGPWQLTENGDGKNIRMVCPIISGTYKFGKKSYDFSTYTPSPSVVIEVNMNWVPDPGQAYFVVDTGVDGIVTDLNQNTIDSTLTAAFTHNGKTLSNTAYVSTQKTGYEWLVQDGETSYYIFYSADKDNDKFLTIYQFEKAWKNNLQVLSQGDSSNAGLAVVIVTINNNPLSQGTGADVFAQILTDWFNTNIGYFNYVFSSLDLSPQLSDSDQFKWILPTATSYAVTDQGSLDTSIFGVLTMNLNHPAASNHQVSPYAIPAGADAGFLISAEMFLANMLLSGVCTIFNNADPSNFIIDNDSLGVTNNTDMIWGKFMLDDNKLGNIDGKYSTDLDAANLSTDLISALESLIDVDSSYKIQVTSKGAQWLITKGSGDEYILDVDGSNIDVYLSTDVTIGKGNFTMSLVNSQVIIDFTGLKYSYTSDYDVFVNYNEKLTLKLNEHNVFWFDQVTQNMTISVVRTKSAITRDIVEGAVAAALALISLAGPIIEGLAAASEVTELSEDGGTAVLDEESFVKIGDENPDAEAANERQASGDAAAQSKGKLTNIKAAFKTPKWKFMGSLAALAAAVAGVDQSVDAILEKLANDSFEDVPGLDLFANEVIGPYSWPGVSNFTLNSATLAGSLQIGLKTS, from the coding sequence ATGATTACAGAAAAAAGTGCTCCTGCCGTCCTGACCGACACCAGCTCCAGCAATGCGGATACCTACGGATGGGACAATGTTTTTGCCCTTAATTTTATTAAGGCCAATGATGCCCTCACAAAGGGCTGGGCCAATGTAGACAGCAAAGCCAAAAATTTAGTTCAATCGTTCACAGATGATGACACAGGTGTGGAGTTCGATCTGGACTCAACATTCGGTCCATGGCAACTGACTGAAAACGGGGATGGTAAAAATATCCGGATGGTTTGCCCGATTATAAGCGGGACTTATAAATTTGGAAAAAAAAGTTACGATTTCAGTACCTATACACCCTCTCCTTCAGTAGTGATAGAGGTAAACATGAATTGGGTACCTGATCCCGGACAGGCTTATTTTGTGGTCGACACAGGGGTCGACGGTATTGTTACGGATCTGAATCAAAATACGATTGATTCAACATTAACCGCCGCATTTACCCACAATGGTAAAACACTGTCAAACACCGCCTATGTGAGTACGCAAAAAACAGGTTATGAATGGCTTGTACAGGATGGTGAAACTTCTTATTATATTTTTTATTCTGCGGATAAGGATAACGATAAGTTTTTGACTATTTATCAGTTTGAAAAAGCGTGGAAAAACAATCTGCAGGTATTAAGTCAGGGGGACAGCTCCAATGCTGGTCTGGCCGTTGTGATCGTTACCATTAATAATAATCCATTGTCACAGGGTACAGGGGCTGATGTATTTGCACAAATTTTGACAGATTGGTTTAATACCAACATTGGGTACTTTAATTACGTATTTTCTTCACTTGATCTGAGCCCTCAACTTTCCGACTCCGATCAGTTCAAATGGATACTGCCAACGGCTACCAGTTATGCAGTTACGGATCAGGGGTCGCTGGATACCAGTATCTTTGGGGTCCTGACGATGAACCTCAACCATCCCGCTGCTTCAAACCACCAGGTATCACCATATGCTATTCCCGCCGGTGCTGATGCAGGCTTTCTCATAAGTGCAGAAATGTTTTTGGCGAACATGCTGCTATCCGGTGTTTGCACAATCTTTAATAATGCCGATCCCTCTAATTTTATTATCGACAATGATAGTCTTGGTGTGACCAATAACACCGACATGATCTGGGGTAAGTTCATGCTGGATGATAACAAGCTGGGAAATATTGATGGAAAATACAGCACTGATCTTGACGCAGCCAACCTGTCTACGGATCTCATAAGCGCACTGGAAAGCTTGATTGATGTCGACAGCAGTTACAAAATTCAAGTGACTTCAAAAGGTGCCCAATGGCTGATAACCAAGGGTAGTGGAGATGAGTACATTCTGGATGTGGATGGCAGCAACATTGATGTGTACCTGTCTACAGATGTAACGATTGGAAAGGGGAATTTCACAATGAGCCTGGTTAATTCACAAGTAATAATTGATTTCACAGGGCTGAAATATTCGTACACTTCGGACTATGACGTTTTTGTCAACTACAATGAAAAACTCACGCTTAAACTGAACGAACACAATGTGTTCTGGTTTGATCAGGTCACTCAAAATATGACTATCAGCGTAGTTAGAACCAAATCGGCTATTACCAGGGACATAGTAGAAGGTGCAGTAGCAGCAGCTCTTGCTTTGATTTCGTTGGCCGGGCCGATCATTGAAGGCCTTGCGGCAGCATCAGAAGTAACAGAATTGTCCGAAGATGGTGGTACCGCTGTGCTTGATGAAGAGTCATTTGTGAAGATAGGCGATGAGAATCCTGATGCCGAGGCAGCAAATGAAAGACAGGCTTCGGGTGATGCTGCTGCACAGTCGAAAGGCAAACTCACAAATATCAAAGCAGCTTTCAAAACACCGAAATGGAAATTTATGGGTTCATTGGCAGCACTGGCCGCCGCAGTTGCAGGTGTTGACCAGTCGGTTGATGCCATCCTTGAAAAATTGGCCAACGATAGTTTTGAAGATGTGCCAGGCCTTGATCTTTTTGCCAACGAGGTGATTGGACCGTACAGCTGGCCGGGCGTATCCAATTTTACTTTAAACAGCGCAACGCTGGCCGGTTCCCTGCAGATAGGTTTGAAAACCAGTTAA
- a CDS encoding TULIP family P47-like protein, whose amino-acid sequence MRTYGYDYSYAITIDEVNKILAANLASVNMKISYSSVDPDTGTTITVQGQLAPWQLNPKGDNNLLSLNVPFAQGTMSFTGGFLSGKYDLSGVTAVMKISLSWMGSGTAQSAQGSGDMTNLVFAPVSTTDPDNPGYVATDNILDPQKKLDTTASGILAKIMADLIIENKDNLKVVFNSINPAPANVATWLKPFKWQYFYQQTSAGNVFCFLCQLTDKNFPAQPAFDSTALQRSTNTTILISQEVFFANAILPAIRNALRSNNFNQITLNEACVVTNNGDFIISTPKGAVTANSFKLTASSSGNGLACYTAGGGPLKFLFGLDDLPDATYSWSFNTINPLSFTNNTISFQNDPNPTVQQSSTMYWYDWVLLVVTGITSAEGLASAIVDSVNGFSNQIQAVGMSNVNSTIEASLTGSVVNLANLVDWKQSNQTFQAVNAGLNGAMYAYGNLS is encoded by the coding sequence ATGAGAACATACGGTTACGATTACAGCTACGCCATTACTATTGATGAAGTCAATAAAATCCTGGCAGCCAACCTGGCTTCGGTTAATATGAAGATTTCATATAGTTCTGTGGACCCGGATACCGGTACAACGATCACGGTTCAGGGACAGTTAGCACCCTGGCAACTGAACCCAAAAGGGGATAATAATCTGCTTAGTTTAAATGTGCCTTTTGCACAGGGTACTATGTCTTTTACCGGTGGCTTCCTTTCGGGTAAATACGATCTTTCGGGAGTTACGGCAGTTATGAAAATTAGTCTGAGCTGGATGGGCTCAGGCACGGCCCAAAGCGCACAGGGAAGTGGTGACATGACCAATCTGGTATTTGCTCCCGTTAGCACTACTGACCCCGACAATCCCGGATATGTGGCAACAGATAATATCCTTGATCCTCAGAAAAAACTGGACACCACTGCGTCAGGGATCCTGGCAAAAATTATGGCAGATTTGATTATTGAGAATAAGGACAATTTAAAAGTGGTTTTCAATAGTATCAATCCGGCACCTGCCAATGTTGCGACCTGGCTTAAACCGTTTAAGTGGCAGTATTTTTATCAGCAAACGAGTGCCGGTAATGTGTTCTGCTTCCTTTGCCAGTTAACAGACAAAAATTTCCCTGCCCAGCCTGCATTTGATTCTACAGCTTTGCAGCGTTCGACGAATACTACCATTTTAATTTCGCAGGAAGTTTTTTTTGCCAACGCTATCTTACCTGCTATTAGAAATGCATTGAGGTCAAACAATTTTAATCAGATAACACTGAATGAAGCCTGCGTTGTTACGAATAATGGAGATTTCATCATATCGACACCAAAAGGAGCAGTCACGGCTAATTCATTCAAGCTTACGGCAAGCAGCAGCGGCAACGGATTGGCCTGTTATACAGCTGGCGGAGGCCCGCTTAAATTTTTGTTTGGTCTGGATGATCTGCCGGATGCTACATATAGCTGGAGCTTTAATACGATCAATCCGCTTTCATTTACAAATAATACCATCAGTTTTCAGAATGACCCTAATCCAACTGTACAACAGAGTTCTACGATGTACTGGTATGACTGGGTGCTGCTGGTAGTGACCGGTATTACCTCTGCCGAAGGACTTGCTTCGGCCATTGTGGACAGTGTGAATGGTTTTTCTAACCAGATACAGGCAGTGGGCATGAGTAATGTAAACAGTACAATTGAGGCATCCCTAACCGGTTCGGTCGTAAATCTGGCTAATCTGGTTGACTGGAAACAAAGCAACCAAACCTTCCAGGCAGTGAATGCAGGCCTGAACGGCGCGATGTATGCGTATGGCAATCTGTCTTAA
- a CDS encoding nitrate reductase: MKTTVNTYKSTCCYCGVGCGVVVHKQSNDRLTLEGDISHPSSKGMLCSKGMNLHYTVMDQSDRLLFPQMRMNRSMPLQRATWDEALERTAAVFKALIKKFGPDSVAFYVSGQCLTEEYYLVNKLIKGFIGSNNIDTNSRLCMSSAVVGYKLALGEDSVPVCYDDIEEADVFFVTGANPAWCHPILWRRIEAHKTANPHVKIICVDPRRTDTARSADLHLAINPGTDIVLNNAIGRVLIEENYVNEEFINNHTDGFEAFQIKVFERTISESAEICGINKKDIYLAAKWIGQSKGFLSLWTMGLNQSAIGVNKNLSLINLHLITGRIGTPGNGPFSLTGQPNAMGGRETGGLANILPAHRDVTNAVHRGEMETFWNSPVKIAHKPGFTATEMFDALADEKLKAIWIINTNPLVSMPDLNATEKALKNARFVVVQDISNRADTVAFADVVLPAAAWLEKEGTMTNAERRITHLPKVVDAPGDALPDSEIIWRFAEKMGFGNAFNYKNVSEVYDEYTKITAGTSIDITGVNYELLKKDRSIQWPYFKREKEKWEKGGKEEWGNGEKEEWEKGGKEELEKGKTEYEPENPFNNSLKDSNTSARGIALRNNGNENENEKTEQKPENSRNNSLKDSHTSAQGIALRNNNNDNEKTEQKPENPLNNSLKDSHTSAQGTALRNYDNDNENENNIIETKNHNNDTNKGTKRLFTDHQFYTPNKRAQIFAVNDENTSEPTDEDFPLVLTTGRIRDQWHTMTKTGRVSKLNQHIPQPFLQIHPDDAKERKITEGQLVLVTGRRGEVRVKAQITEDVKSGLCFLPMHWGKMLGSSLNRANNLTSPLVDPRSKEPDFKFSAVEVTVYKKPIEKIIVVGAGSAGLGFINTYRTLNQEDEIHVFSKEIFPFYNRVLLPDYISGTQTWEQLVKLREDQFKENSIIVHKGIGIVHIDRKNKIVVDSNGQEHGYDKLILGMGSRAFMPKGVPELPGIFNMRSRLDADSLLPFLKQTNPHAVIVGGGILGLELAASFREMQVKVTVIQRSGRLMERQLDPLASELLYQDLTERGVDIFFNDEVSTFSGTGKVDGIRLKSGRKIACQVVVLTIGTVPAIELAVDSGIAYKRGIVANDYMQTSDPDIFTSGEIAEWRGQMWGITLAAEQQAEVAARYIAGDISQPYKGSTSMNILKMEGLHLCSIGMTEVPSNDPAYEEIVFIDKSKRYYKKCIVHQDKLVGAILIGDKNEFLEFKDLIANGIELSEKRLQLLRASKKVDPVEGKLVCSCNSVGKGNLENAIRNGCDDFQQLCQKTGAGTGCGSCRPEVRAILEKMKESCITT, translated from the coding sequence ATGAAAACAACCGTCAACACATACAAATCGACCTGCTGCTATTGCGGTGTGGGTTGCGGGGTCGTTGTTCATAAACAAAGCAATGACCGGCTTACTCTGGAAGGTGATATATCGCATCCGTCGAGCAAAGGCATGTTGTGTTCAAAAGGCATGAATCTGCATTACACCGTAATGGATCAGTCGGATAGGTTACTCTTCCCACAAATGCGGATGAATCGTTCGATGCCTTTACAAAGAGCAACCTGGGACGAGGCACTGGAAAGAACAGCAGCGGTTTTCAAGGCACTAATAAAAAAATTCGGACCGGATTCCGTTGCATTTTATGTATCCGGACAATGTCTTACCGAAGAATATTATCTGGTCAATAAATTAATTAAAGGCTTCATTGGGTCTAATAATATTGACACCAACTCCAGACTCTGCATGAGTTCTGCTGTGGTCGGCTACAAACTTGCTTTGGGTGAAGACAGCGTTCCGGTTTGTTACGACGATATCGAAGAAGCAGATGTGTTTTTTGTAACCGGTGCAAATCCTGCGTGGTGCCATCCTATTTTATGGAGACGGATCGAAGCACATAAAACCGCAAATCCGCACGTAAAGATCATTTGTGTGGATCCGCGTCGGACTGATACGGCACGTTCAGCTGACTTGCATCTGGCTATAAATCCTGGTACGGATATCGTTTTGAACAATGCAATCGGCCGGGTTCTGATTGAAGAAAATTATGTCAATGAGGAATTCATAAACAATCATACTGACGGATTCGAAGCCTTTCAAATTAAAGTTTTTGAGCGTACTATTTCGGAATCTGCGGAAATTTGTGGAATTAACAAGAAGGATATTTATCTGGCAGCCAAATGGATTGGACAATCAAAAGGCTTTTTATCGCTCTGGACTATGGGGCTCAACCAGTCTGCGATTGGAGTGAATAAAAATCTTTCGCTGATTAACCTTCACCTGATAACCGGCAGGATTGGCACACCTGGCAACGGACCGTTTTCCCTGACCGGACAACCGAATGCCATGGGAGGACGCGAAACGGGTGGATTGGCAAACATTTTACCTGCTCACCGGGATGTCACCAATGCAGTTCACCGGGGAGAAATGGAAACATTTTGGAACAGTCCGGTTAAAATTGCACATAAACCCGGATTTACGGCAACTGAAATGTTTGATGCATTGGCGGATGAAAAATTAAAAGCGATATGGATCATTAATACTAATCCGCTGGTAAGTATGCCGGATTTGAACGCTACTGAAAAAGCCTTAAAAAATGCACGTTTTGTTGTGGTGCAGGATATTTCCAATCGGGCAGATACGGTTGCATTTGCAGATGTAGTGCTGCCAGCTGCAGCGTGGCTGGAAAAAGAAGGCACCATGACCAATGCTGAACGCAGAATTACCCATTTGCCAAAAGTTGTTGACGCACCGGGAGACGCCTTACCCGACTCTGAAATTATCTGGCGATTTGCTGAAAAAATGGGGTTTGGCAATGCATTTAATTATAAAAACGTGTCCGAAGTTTATGATGAATACACAAAAATTACCGCAGGAACCAGCATTGATATAACAGGTGTCAATTACGAATTATTAAAAAAAGATCGTAGTATCCAATGGCCCTATTTTAAAAGGGAAAAGGAGAAATGGGAAAAAGGAGGAAAGGAGGAATGGGGAAATGGAGAAAAGGAGGAATGGGAAAAGGGAGGAAAGGAGGAATTGGAAAAAGGGAAGACGGAGTACGAACCAGAAAACCCCTTCAACAATAGTCTGAAAGACTCCAATACCTCAGCCCGGGGCATCGCCCTGCGGAACAACGGCAACGAAAACGAAAACGAAAAAACAGAACAAAAACCAGAAAACTCCCGCAACAATAGTCTGAAAGACTCCCATACCTCAGCCCAGGGGATCGCCCTGCGGAACAACAATAACGACAACGAAAAAACAGAACAAAAACCAGAAAATCCCCTCAACAATAGTCTGAAAGACTCCCATACCTCAGCCCAGGGCACCGCCCTGCGGAACTACGACAACGACAACGAAAATGAAAACAACATCATTGAAACCAAAAACCACAACAACGACACCAACAAAGGAACCAAACGATTATTCACCGACCACCAGTTCTACACACCAAACAAACGCGCCCAGATTTTTGCGGTAAACGACGAAAATACATCAGAGCCAACCGATGAAGATTTTCCATTAGTCCTAACCACCGGAAGAATTCGTGACCAGTGGCACACGATGACTAAAACAGGGCGGGTTTCAAAATTAAACCAGCATATCCCCCAGCCTTTTTTACAGATCCATCCTGATGATGCCAAGGAAAGAAAAATAACGGAAGGACAGCTTGTACTGGTTACGGGGCGCCGTGGTGAAGTTCGCGTGAAGGCACAGATAACAGAAGATGTCAAATCAGGATTGTGTTTTTTACCAATGCATTGGGGTAAAATGCTTGGAAGCAGTCTGAACAGGGCCAATAACCTGACCAGTCCGCTGGTTGATCCAAGATCTAAGGAGCCTGATTTTAAATTTTCTGCGGTCGAAGTAACAGTTTACAAAAAACCTATTGAAAAAATAATTGTTGTTGGAGCGGGTTCTGCTGGTTTGGGCTTCATTAATACCTATCGTACGCTGAATCAGGAAGATGAAATTCATGTTTTTTCAAAGGAAATATTTCCGTTTTATAACCGTGTTCTCCTGCCCGATTATATTAGCGGGACACAAACCTGGGAACAGCTTGTAAAACTGCGCGAAGATCAGTTCAAGGAAAACAGTATTATTGTACATAAAGGAATTGGCATCGTTCATATTGACAGAAAAAACAAAATTGTCGTTGACAGCAATGGACAGGAACATGGCTACGACAAACTAATCCTGGGTATGGGAAGCAGGGCATTTATGCCAAAAGGAGTTCCTGAACTGCCGGGAATTTTCAACATGCGTTCGCGTCTGGATGCCGACTCACTGCTGCCGTTTTTAAAACAAACGAATCCGCACGCAGTTATTGTAGGAGGCGGGATTTTAGGGCTGGAACTGGCTGCCTCCTTCCGCGAAATGCAGGTAAAAGTCACTGTCATACAGCGTAGCGGCAGGTTAATGGAGCGCCAGCTGGATCCTTTGGCAAGCGAATTATTGTACCAGGACCTGACGGAACGTGGCGTTGATATTTTTTTCAATGATGAAGTTTCAACTTTTTCAGGAACCGGGAAAGTAGATGGAATCCGTTTAAAATCCGGCCGGAAAATTGCGTGTCAGGTAGTGGTATTAACAATTGGAACTGTTCCGGCTATCGAACTGGCTGTTGATTCAGGAATAGCTTACAAACGTGGAATAGTGGCAAACGATTATATGCAAACTTCTGATCCTGATATATTTACATCCGGGGAAATTGCGGAATGGCGCGGCCAGATGTGGGGTATAACACTCGCTGCCGAACAGCAGGCAGAAGTAGCAGCAAGGTATATTGCAGGTGATATTTCGCAGCCGTATAAAGGAAGTACGTCGATGAATATTCTTAAAATGGAAGGATTGCATTTGTGCAGCATCGGGATGACAGAAGTTCCGTCGAATGATCCGGCTTATGAAGAAATCGTATTTATAGATAAATCAAAAAGGTACTACAAAAAGTGCATTGTACATCAGGACAAGCTCGTAGGAGCCATACTGATTGGTGATAAAAATGAATTCCTGGAATTTAAAGACCTGATTGCAAACGGAATTGAACTTTCTGAAAAACGCCTGCAGTTGCTTCGTGCAAGTAAAAAGGTTGATCCCGTGGAAGGCAAACTGGTTTGTTCATGCAACAGTGTTGGGAAAGGAAACCTGGAAAATGCCATACGTAACGGATGTGATGATTTTCAACAACTTTGCCAGAAAACAGGTGCAGGTACCGGCTGTGGTTCGTGCAGGCCGGAAGTGAGGGCGATATTGGAGAAAATGAAAGAAAGCTGTATTACAACCTAA
- a CDS encoding rubredoxin domain-containing protein, whose amino-acid sequence MRDYYHIKINLPGGIASPGYLKNILSAAWKAQVRKVRFGSRQQLLMTVHYEEMKALEKELKSAGVRYEFDSQILPNMISSYCGEDVFRTGQWLHANEYHTVLDSFDFLPKLKVNISDSNQSFAPFFTGNLNFISSAEPHFWYLYVRPKQSNALSKWPDLIYTNDIGAVAREVENCLLSGDYTNEDDMYQAVKKSVHYISLSATQELELPSFILPYYEGFNRYESRTWLGLYRRDEQFSIEFLVDICNLCLKTRIGEICTTPWKSIIIKGIEDQYRNEWSNILGKHNINVRHAANELAWQTEDHTNEGTMLKKDLTRYLEKHDTRTFGLCFGIQTRPKSEVFGSVLIRKRPLISIGHLALFSVYDLYFKENFNPNSRVQIPFEKGLFKIHLPGQLDRLCRRFNNRRLLENQTILKIENEQNDIQEEIKTVHQCLHCFTIYDQAYGDLLRNITAGTQFSELPENYTCPTCDAGKNEMQEVSFISKIQI is encoded by the coding sequence ATGCGCGACTATTATCATATCAAAATTAACCTTCCCGGAGGCATTGCTTCGCCCGGATATCTGAAAAATATATTATCCGCAGCATGGAAGGCACAGGTCAGAAAAGTTCGTTTTGGATCCCGGCAGCAATTGTTGATGACGGTGCATTATGAAGAAATGAAGGCACTGGAAAAAGAGCTGAAAAGCGCAGGAGTCCGTTATGAATTCGATTCGCAGATTCTACCCAATATGATCAGTTCGTATTGCGGGGAAGATGTTTTCCGGACCGGGCAATGGCTGCATGCTAATGAGTATCACACTGTATTGGACAGCTTTGATTTTTTACCTAAATTAAAGGTGAACATCTCGGATTCAAACCAGAGTTTCGCGCCCTTTTTTACAGGAAATCTTAATTTTATTTCTTCCGCAGAACCGCATTTCTGGTATCTCTATGTTCGTCCGAAACAGAGTAACGCATTGTCAAAATGGCCTGATCTGATTTACACAAATGACATAGGTGCGGTTGCCAGGGAAGTAGAAAACTGTCTTTTATCCGGGGATTATACTAACGAAGACGACATGTATCAGGCTGTAAAGAAAAGTGTCCATTATATATCCTTATCAGCAACGCAGGAGCTTGAACTTCCTTCATTTATATTGCCTTATTATGAAGGTTTCAACCGGTATGAGTCCAGGACATGGCTTGGATTATACAGGCGCGATGAACAATTTTCAATTGAATTCCTGGTAGATATATGTAATCTGTGCCTGAAAACGAGGATCGGGGAAATTTGCACAACTCCCTGGAAATCAATTATTATTAAAGGAATTGAAGATCAGTACCGGAATGAATGGAGTAATATTCTGGGCAAACACAATATCAATGTCCGGCATGCCGCCAATGAACTCGCATGGCAAACAGAAGACCATACTAATGAAGGAACAATGCTAAAAAAAGACCTGACGCGTTACCTTGAGAAACATGATACGCGGACTTTCGGCTTGTGTTTCGGAATTCAGACCCGGCCGAAATCAGAAGTTTTCGGTTCGGTACTCATCCGGAAACGGCCTTTGATTTCAATCGGGCATCTTGCCTTGTTCAGTGTTTATGATCTTTATTTTAAGGAAAATTTCAATCCTAACAGCCGCGTTCAGATCCCGTTTGAAAAAGGGCTTTTTAAAATTCATTTGCCCGGCCAGCTAGACCGTTTGTGCCGCAGGTTTAATAACAGGCGTTTGCTGGAAAACCAGACCATTTTAAAAATTGAAAATGAGCAGAATGATATACAGGAAGAAATTAAAACCGTTCATCAGTGCCTTCATTGTTTCACCATTTATGATCAGGCTTATGGAGATTTATTAAGAAACATTACTGCCGGAACACAGTTTTCTGAGTTGCCTGAGAATTACACCTGCCCGACTTGTGACGCCGGCAAAAATGAAATGCAGGAAGTTAGTTTTATATCAAAAATTCAGATTTAA